The following proteins are co-located in the Gorilla gorilla gorilla isolate KB3781 chromosome 18, NHGRI_mGorGor1-v2.1_pri, whole genome shotgun sequence genome:
- the TMEM265 gene encoding transmembrane protein 265, protein MEDEEKAVEILGNTGAAHPPSPIRCCWLRLRCLAATSIICGCSCLGVMALVFAIKAEERHKAGRSEEAVRWGARARKLILASFAVWLAVLILGPLLLWLLSYAIAQAE, encoded by the exons ATGGAGGACGAGGAGAAGGCAGTGGAGATCTTGGGCAACACGGGAGCTGCTCATCCTCCATCCCCCATCCGCTGCTGCTGGCTCCGCCTCCGCTGCTTGGCAGCTACTAGCATTATCTGTGGCTGCTCTTGCCTGGGAGTCATGGCTCTGGTGTTTGCCATCAAG GCGGAAGAGCGGCATAAAGCAGGCCGGTCCGAGGAGGCAGTGCGCTGGGGGGCCCGGGCCCGGAAACTCATCCTGGCCAGCTTTGCTGTCTGGCTTGCTGTCCTCATTCTGGGTCCCCTGCTGCTGTGGTTGCTCTCCTACGCCATCGCTCAGGCTGAGTGA